From a single Saccharomyces kudriavzevii IFO 1802 strain IFO1802 genome assembly, chromosome: 15 genomic region:
- the DSC2 gene encoding Dsc2p (similar to Saccharomyces cerevisiae YOL073C; ancestral locus Anc_3.135) — protein MSMEPPVGLTAMPVTKLAMITTLVVPLMASIANYKHIFLLQYDPFLQTYHQYYRLFIFQFCAINESDTILLALLWYLFRHLERLLGSHKYLTLIVLSWAYTTLVLLGLNLVWNSFVGKFPWLQWNNFTTGSLPIILSLVHFYKEYTPQIYEWHIRLLGPRRGSANWNDNKQEGKGVVQWKINDQFLLNGLILLLILNQGLAGVLCGFVSWMCGIFIDKGLLPGLDHWRIPFVLHWISQGPPTRTNVAMAANTATDTAAARATADAAIAASGSANTTTAGPTSMPLHGSSTTPTNTSNAGDDEPGADEPARPLGVQFLDTFRR, from the coding sequence ATGTCTATGGAACCGCCTGTAGGACTGACAGCTATGCCTGTCACCAAGCTAGCCATGATCACGACGCTCGTGGTGCCCTTGATGGCCTCGATTGCAAACTACAAGCACATATTTCTATTGCAGTACGACCCCTTCCTGCAGACATACCACCAGTACTACCGTCTGTTCATATTTCAATTCTGTGCCATCAACGAGTCAGACACGATTCTACTGGCGTTGCTATGGTACTTGTTTAGGCATCTGGAACGGCTACTAGGATCACACAAGTATCTGACACTAATCGTTCTGTCATGGGCCTATACCACGTTGGTGCTCTTGGGGTTGAACCTGGTCTGGAACTCCTTTGTCGGGAAGTTTCCGTGGCTGCAATGGAACAACTTTACCACCGGCTCGTTGCCCATCATTTTGAGTCTTGTGCACTTTTACAAAGAATACACCCCCCAGATTTACGAATGGCATATAAGACTACTGGGACCTCGGAGAGGATCGGCAAATTGGAATGATAACAAGCAAGAGGGCAAGGGCGTCGTACAGTGGAAAATCAATGACcagtttcttttgaatggCTTGATCCTTTTGCTTATTCTGAATCAGGGGCTTGCAGGAGTATTATGCGGATTTGTAAGCTGGATGTGTGGTATCTTCATCGATAAGGGCCTACTTCCGGGGCTAGACCATTGGCGGATACCGTTCGTTCTTCATTGGATCTCTCAAGGCCCACCAACCAGGACGAACGTCGCTATGGCTGCCAATACTGCCACGGAtacagcagcagcaagaGCCACTGCAGACGCGGCTATTGCAGCTTCAGGAAGCGCCAATACAACCACCGCGGGGCCTACAAGCATGCCATTACATGGCTCAAGTACCACCCCCACCAATACGTCTAATGCTGGCGATGATGAGCCCGGTGCTGATGAACCTGCAAGGCCCTTGGGGGTCCAATTCCTGGATACGTTCAGAAGATGA
- the THP1 gene encoding Thp1p (similar to Saccharomyces cerevisiae THP1 (YOL072W); ancestral locus Anc_3.141): MAMDKANQLLEQLGHGNFTLLTLNLSQNGPEVAILQQQLTGSDDGHLEALVEQHAAMPNDTRFKMMCTSYLKYARDVDPWSLWSSSDLIFEFYQCLINCLINDSAPHIDALIPVATRETEFVIVLADKLDAFHLQLHTRDHQFLSHISSILSRLFNSTKPPRGNASSEDIPGKQQILLYLVNKLNNIYFRIESPQLCSNIFKNFQPKSMFAHFSEYRIDQQIEYRYLLGRYYLLNSQVHNAFVQFNEAFQSLLSLPLTNRATIRNGSRILNYMIPTGLVLGKMVRWEPLRPFVAQETIDTWNTLYRYVRFGNVQGVNLWLRHNERHLCARQLLIVLLEKLPMITYRNLIKTVITIWTTEWGQNKLPYPLIERALQLSIGQAYEDPTVREITIYNGIHSSKNVENVLVTLTNLGFLRANCFPQLQLCVVKKTTMIQEIVPPVSERIIKMFPAQSRVLW, from the coding sequence ATGGCAATGGACAAGGCCAACCAACTGCTTGAGCAACTGGGGCATGGAAATTTTACACTATTAACATTGAATTTATCTCAAAATGGTCCGGAGGTTGCTATTCTGCAGCAACAATTGACCGGATCCGATGATGGGCATTTGGAGGCATTAGTGGAACAACACGCGGCTATGCCCAACGACACAAGATTTAAAATGATGTGTACGTCGTATCTAAAGTATGCACGAGATGTTGACCCATGGTCGCTTTGGTCTAGCTCGGATCtgatatttgaattttatcAATGTTTAATCAACTGCCTGATCAACGACAGCGCTCCTCACATTGACGCATTGATACCGGTGGCAACCAGAGAGACAGAATTCGTCATTGTTCTAGCTGATAAACTAGACGCGTTTCATTTGCAACTACATACAAGGGACCACCAATTCTTATCGCATATATCGTCCATCCTATCAAGATTATTCAACAGCACCAAGCCTCCAAGAGGCAATGCATCCTCCGAGGACATTCCGGGAAAGCAGCAAATACTGCTCTACTTGGTAAATAAACTTAATAATATCTATTTCAGAATTGAGTCTCCGCAATTGTGTTCCAACATCTTCAAGAACTTTCAGCCAAAAAGCATGTTCGCACATTTCAGCGAATACCGAATCGACCAGCAGATAGAATATAGATACCTCCTGGGAAGATACTACCTGTTGAACTCTCAAGTGCATAATGCCTTTGTCCAATTCAACGAGGCGTTCCAGTCCCTTCTGAGTTTGCCTCTAACCAATAGGGCGACCATTAGAAATGGTTCAAGGATATTGAACTATATGATCCCCACGGGATTGGTTCTCGGTAAAATGGTCAGATGGGAGCCATTACGACCGTTCGTGGCCCAAGAAACGATTGATACCTGGAATACGCTGTACAGGTACGTCCGTTTTGGGAATGTTCAAGGTGTGAACCTTTGGCTGAGACACAACGAGCGTCACTTGTGTGCGAGACAGTTGCTAATTGTACTTCTAGAAAAATTGCCCATGATTACATACAGGAATCTGATCAAAACAGTAATCACTATCTGGACTACCGAATGGGGCCAGAACAAATTACCGTACCCGCTAATAGAACGGGCATTGCAGCTATCCATCGGTCAGGCATATGAGGACCCCACAGTTCGAGAAATTACTATTTACAACGGCATCCACTCTTCCAAGAACGTCGAGAACGTTCTTGTGACACTAACTAACCTTGGATTTCTACGTGCGAACTGTTTCCCACAGTTGCAACTATGTGTGGTGAAAAAGACCACCATGATACAAGAAATTGTTCCGCCAGTCAGTGAGCGGATTATCAAGATGTTTCCAGCACAGTCTCGCGTCCTTTGGTGA
- the SDH5 gene encoding succinate dehydrogenase assembly factor SDH5 (similar to Saccharomyces cerevisiae EMI5 (YOL071W); ancestral locus Anc_3.144) yields the protein MFSTLTKTLMLKHCRVIGPRKGSTAWLRSFRLYSSNKADHDDVMTRIKIAPIKRNNESLDKKRARLIYQSRKRGILETDLLLSGFAAKYLKKMNEEELEEYDSLLNELDWDIYYWATKNYKTSPLPKKWANSKLLNQLQKFSENKEKEILSMPDLSKYQ from the coding sequence ATGTTCTCAACACTCACAAAGACATTAATGTTGAAACACTGCAGAGTTATTGGCCCTCGAAAGGGGTCTACTGCATGGTTGCGCAGTTTCAGGCTGTACAGTAGTAACAAAGCCGACCACGACGATGTGATGACGAGGATCAAAATTGCCCCCATAAAGAGGAACAACGAGTCGCTGGACAAGAAAAGAGCACGTTTGATATATCAGTCACGCAAAAGAGGGATCTTGGAAACCGACTTGCTTCTCTCTGGGTTCGCggcaaaatatttgaagaaaatgaacgAAGAGGAACTGGAAGAGTACGATTCTCTATTGAATGAGTTGGACTGGGATATTTATTATTGGGCCACCAAGAATTATAAGACCAGCCCGTTACCTAAAAAGTGGGCCAACTCCAAACTGCTGAATCAGCTGCAAAAGTTCAGTGAAAATAAggagaaagaaatattaaGTATGCCCGATTTGTCCAAGTATCAATGA
- the NBA1 gene encoding Nba1p (similar to Saccharomyces cerevisiae NBA1 (YOL070C); ancestral locus Anc_3.148), producing MPEDTEQNGPSRATLNTQRLSAMIDSLHNEKDDGFFQPPTPTTTATESETIDQSDFIKPPSRLLRSPAGDVSLPPGDNRSSMISNYSGVIQEGVQISYVVKNQQHSQVKHNSKEPSGVSPLKQSVNRDDLPILPVLPSETTLIKHLSDDQSTKSRNDGDEIIIRPVTNAKPVGRFSSSTSKKAETHGSLKLLSSPRRQGKVLRSSIGSGNLASESGSSTYNAKLHQSIQEQLEEEEEASASDKLSIVSSVIPDLSTKTNGVPKEMNPIRSETNDYNPTIPPRSKDRPRSRLFIQDDDGEDTFLDGELLPTPVQATGHFKNPSQISTVSEQKSESYYSAATSMPPEEETYLTRPLPCTPNEDQKDTSNLKRDDTLKATYARTNRISVTPDEEDDDKYEDIIDKTPKKTNRKKDPKVKLNKKKSVKELRSFDIDTLNQLLSVTKGTLIGSEFAQLGMQIEEKRALERLVDSLSRLTADMVLDPDRYEEGLKRLDKATKALEGF from the coding sequence ATGCCAGAGGACACAGAGCAGAACGGACCATCTAGAGCCACGCTAAATACCCAGCGACTCTCGGCGATGATTGATTCGCTGCACAATGAGAAAGACGATGGATTCTTTCAACCTCCCACGCCTACCACAACGGCGACAGAGAGCGAAACGATAGACCAAAGTGATTTCATTAAACCCCCATCGAGATTACTGAGATCACCCGCCGGTGATGTCTCGCTACCACCTGGCGACAATAGATCAAGCATGATTTCCAACTATTCTGGTGTTATCCAAGAGGGCGTGCAAATTTCGTACGTCGTCAAGAACCAGCAACATAGCCAAGTGAAGCACAATAGCAAGGAACCCAGTGGCGTGAGTCCCTTGAAGCAGTCAGTGAACAGGGATGATTTGCCAATTCTGCCTGTCCTGCCCTCGGAGACGACATTGATCAAACATTTAAGTGATGATCAAAGCACGAAATCAAGAAATGATGGAGACGAGATTATCATTAGACCAGTTACCAATGCCAAACCAGTTGGGAGGTTCAGTTCCAGCACTTCGAAGAAAGCAGAGACTCACGGGTCATTGAAGCTATTGTCCAGTCCTCGACGTCAGGGGAAGGTATTGCGTTCCTCCATAGGCTCGGGAAATTTGGCTAGTGAAAGTGGATCTTCCACCTATAATGCCAAACTTCACCAGTCTATTCAAGAGCAGTtggaggaggaagaagaagcaagCGCTAGTGACAAGCTTTCGATTGTTTCTAGCGTCATACCTGACTTATCTACGAAGACAAACGGCGTGCCCAAAGAGATGAACCCAATACGTTCTGAAACCAATGATTATAACCCCACCATTCCGCCCAGAAGTAAAGACCGTCCTAGGTCAAGGCTGTTCATCCAAGACGATGATGGCGAGGACACCTTTTTAGATGGAGAACTACTACCAACACCTGTTCAAGCAACTGGCCACTTCAAAAATCCGTCTCAGATTTCCACCGTGAGTGAACAAAAATCAGAATCGTACTACTCCGCAGCTACTAGTATGCctccagaagaagaaacttaCTTGACCAGGCCGCTGCCCTGTACACCCAATGAGGATCAGAAAGATACATCGAATCTGAAACGTGATGATACATTAAAGGCTACGTATGCAAGAACAAACCGTATTTCAGTTACGccagatgaagaagatgacgacaAATACGAGGATATCATTGATAAAACGCCTAAGAAGACCAACCGCAAGAAGGATCCGAAGGTAAAActcaataaaaagaaatctgTGAAGGAATTGCGATCATTCGATATCGATACACTGAACCAGTTGTTGAGTGTAACAAAGGGAACTTTGATTGGTTCAGAGTTTGCTCAACTGGGGATGCAAATAGAGGAGAAACGTGCCCTGGAGAGGCTAGTAGACTCGTTGTCGAGGTTGACAGCAGACATGGTTCTTGATCCTGACCGGTATGAAGAGGGACTAAAAAGATTGGACAAAGCTACAAAGGCTCTTGAAGGGTTTTGA
- the NUF2 gene encoding kinetochore-associated Ndc80 complex subunit NUF2 (similar to Saccharomyces cerevisiae NUF2 (YOL069W); ancestral locus Anc_3.149) — protein sequence MSRNQDVFPVLDLQELVICLQSCDFALATQENIARPTSDYMVTLYKQIIENFMGISVESLLKSSNQETSEGQLQDENENIYSDTLNVLVLNKICFKFFENIGVQDFNMTDLYKPEAQRTQRLLSAVVNYARFREERMFDCNSFILQMESLLGQLRSKFDDYNLLQQQLKQYEDVDGANIPDEQELQRLEEQNKELEIHLKKLTKIQETLSIDYNDYKISKQSIFKNLETLSFQIVELESNRDKLIRISNTDIEESAEAIKELSDLLVRRKKTLQNLTIQQENLQGTVTTFETIISELYDVLRIISSEVQESNRTETELIGLKQNLINNKLKLLNVLETGILYKLEILQEQLDLQLKNLEKLSQDTEEESRLNDSKLNELQLKYENEIKPKIDKTDVFIQDELINGKINKLNEEVKQLQKDFEMEVKEIEIEYSLLSGHINKYMNEMLEYMQ from the coding sequence ATGAGCAGAAACCAAGATGTATTTCCCGTTCTGGACTTACAAGAACTGGTTATATGCCTGCAAAGCTGTGATTTTGCCCTGGCCACGCAGGAGAACATCGCCAGGCCTACTTCAGACTATATGGTGACTCTTTACAAACAGATAATTGAGAACTTCATGGGTATTTCAGTAGAATCACTGCTCAAAAGTAGCAACCAGGAAACAAGCGAAGGTCAATTGCAGGACGAAAACGAGAATATCTATTCTGACACATTGAATGTGCTGGTATTGAACAAGATTTGCTTTAAGTTCTTCGAGAACATAGGTGTCCAAGATTTCAACATGACTGATTTGTATAAGCCCGAAGCACAGAGGACACAGCGTCTGTTGAGTGCGGTGGTGAACTACGCTCGTTTCAGAGAAGAACGAATGTTTGATTGCaattcttttattcttcaaatggaGTCCTTGTTGGGGCAGCTTCGATccaaatttgatgattaTAACTTACTTCAGCAACAGTTGAAGCAGTACGAGGATGTGGATGGGGCAAATATCCCCGATGAACAGGAACTGCAAAGACtggaagaacaaaataaagagcTGGAAATccacttgaaaaaattgactaaaattcaagaaactcTATCCATAGATTACAATGATTACAAGATCTCTAAACAGTcgatcttcaaaaatttggagaCGCTGAGCTTCCAAATAGTAGAATTAGAGTCTAACCGAGATAAGCTGATCAGAATATCCAATACAGACATTGAGGAATCAGCCGAGGCGATTAAAGAGTTGAGCGATCTGTTGGTACGGCGGAAAAAGACCCTACAAAATTTAACTATACAACAGGAAAATTTGCAGGGCACAGTGACGACTTTTGAAACCATAATCAGCGAGCTTTATGATGTGTTAAGAATAATTTCTAGCGAGGTTCAAGAATCTAATCGAACTGAAACGGAACTTATAGGACTAAAGCAAAATTTAATCAATAATAAGTTGAAACTATTGAACGTTTTGGAAACAGGGATTCTATACAAATTAGAAATCCTACAAGAACAACTGGACCTACAgttaaaaaatttggaaaaactATCGCAAGacactgaagaagaatcgCGTTTGAATGATTCTAAATTGAACGAATTGCAGCTTAAATACGAAAACGAAATCAAACCCAAGATTGACAAGACAGACGTTTTTATTCAAGATGAATTGATCAACGGTAAAATTAATAAGTTAAATGAGGAAGTTAAACAATTACAAAAGGACTTCGAAATGGAAGTTAAAGagattgaaattgaatattctttattatcTGGTCATATTAATAAATACATGAATGAAATGCTCGAATATATGCAATAG
- the HST1 gene encoding histone deacetylase HST1 (similar to Saccharomyces cerevisiae SIR2 (YDL042C) and HST1 (YOL068C); ancestral locus Anc_3.151): protein MTMMKRTLEEESDSKETKKPKPRATYPCILGKDKVTGRFIFPTISKDDVMNARLFLKNNDLKTFLEYFLPVEVNSIYIYFMIKMLGFDVKDKELFMSLNSNITSNKERKNSTVALSPRAEDDNGDGLTDPLEKKYAVKLIKDLQKAINKVLSTRLRLPNFNTIDHLTATLHNAKKILVLTGAGVSTSLGIPDFRSSEGFYSKIRHLGLEDPQDVFNLDIFLQDPSVFYNIAHMVLPPENMYSPLHSFIKMLQDKGKLLRNYTQNIDNLESYAGIDPDKLVQCHGSFATASCVTCHWQIPGEKIFDNIRNLELPLCPYCYQKRKQYFPMTNGNNTMQTNTSFNSTILKSYGVLKPDMTFFGEALPSRFHKTIRKDILECDLLICIGTSLKVAPVSEIVNMVPSHVPQILINRDMVTHAEFDLNLLGFCDDVASFVAKKCNWDIPHKKWEDLKKIDYNCTEVDKGTYEIKKQPRKKKQ, encoded by the coding sequence atgacgatgatgaaaaggaCTCTGGAAGAAGAGTCGGATAGTAAAGAGACAAAGAAACCGAAACCGAGGGCAACATATCCTTGCATCCTCGGAAAGGATAAAGTAACAGGCAGATTCATTTTTCCCACTATCAGTAAGGACGATGTGATGAACGCAAGATTGTTTCTGAAGAATAATGATTTGAAGACGTTTTTGGAATATTTTCTGCCGGTGGAAGTCAACTCGATCTACATTTATTTCATGATCAAAATGCTGGGTTTCGACGTCAAGGATAAGGAGCTGTTCATGTCTTTGAATTCTAACATCACCTCTAACAAAGAACGTAAAAATAGCACTGTAGCATTATCTCCACGCGCAGAAGATGACAATGGCGATGGGTTGACGGACCCcttggagaaaaaatatgctGTAAAATTAATCAAAGACTTACAAAAGGCCATAAACAAAGTTCTTAGCACAAGACTTCGATTGCCTAACTTCAACACAATCGACCATCTCACCGCCACTCTACATAATGctaagaaaattttggttcTAACGGGCGCCGGGGtttcaacttctttggGTATTCCGGATTTTAGATCTTCCGAAGGGTTTTACTCCAAAATTAGACATCTCGGGTTGGAAGATCCTCAGGACGTTTTCAACCTGGATATATTCTTACAAGACCCCTCTGTTTTCTATAATATTGCTCACATGGTTTTACCTCCGGAGAACATGTATTCACCTTTGCACAGTTTTATCAAAATGCTACAAGACAAGGGTAAGCTATTGAGAAACTACACACAGAATATTGATAATCTGGAATCGTATGCAGGAATAGATCCTGATAAATTGGTCCAATGCCACGGTTCATTCGCCACCGCATCTTGCGTGACTTGTCATTGGCAAATTCCTGGTGAGAAAATATTCGACAACATAAGGAATCTAGAGCTGCCATTATGTCCCTACTGCTATCAGAAGAGAAAGCAGTATTTTCCGATGACTAATGGCAATAACACAATGCAAACAAACACAAGTTTCAACTCAACCATTTTGAAATCGTATGGTGTTTTGAAACCAGACATGACGTTCTTTGGCGAAGCCCTGCCATCGAGGTTTCATAAGACCATCCGTAAAGATATACTAGAATGCGATTTGTTGATTTGCATAGGCACTAGTCTGAAAGTGGCTCCGGTATCTGAAATTGTCAATATGGTACCTTCGCATGTTCCGCAAATCTTAATCAATAGGGATATGGTTACACATGCGGAATTTGACTTGAATCTGTTGGGGTTTTGTGATGATGTGGCTAGTTTCGTAGCCAAGAAATGTAATTGGGATATACCGCATAAAAAATGGGAAGACTTAAAGAAAATCGATTACAACTGTACGGAAGTAGATAAAGGTACGTATGAGATTAAGAAACAACCacgaaagaaaaaacagtaa
- the RTG1 gene encoding Rtg1p (similar to Saccharomyces cerevisiae RTG1 (YOL067C); ancestral locus Anc_3.152), with protein sequence MSSIPAGTDPGSCGANFKNDRKRRDKINDRIQELLSIIPKGFFRDYYGNSGSNDTLSESTPGALGLSSKTKGTGTKDGKPNKGQILTQAVEYISHLQNQVDMQNREEVELMVKVTQLAKQTGTIVNDINLENTSAEVALSRIGVGPLAASNDDSVRPPAKKLSSFEYGGYGEYGDGT encoded by the coding sequence ATGAGCAGCATTCCAGCCGGCACTGACCCCGGGTCGTGTGGTGCCAATTTCAAGAACGACCGCAAGCGCAGGGACAAAATCAACGACCGCATCCAGGAACTACTCAGTATCATCCCCAAGGGTTTCTTCAGGGACTATTACGGCAACTCGGGCAGCAACGATACGTTAAGTGAGTCAACTCCCGGTGCCCTTGGCCTGTCCAGCAAGACCAAGGGGACCGGAACCAAGGATGGCAAACCCAACAAGGGCCAGATCCTTACGCAGGCGGTGGAGTACATCTCGCACCTACAGAACCAGGTGGATATGCAAAACAGAGAGGAGGTTGAACTCATGGTGAAGGTTACGCAGCTGGCCAAGCAGACGGGCACCATCGTCAACGACATCAATCTGGAGAACACCAGCGCTGAAGTCGCACTGTCCAGAATTGGCGTAGGACCCCTGGCCGCATCGAACGACGACTCTGTAAGACCGCCGGCAAAGAAGTTGAGCTCTTTCGAGTATGGAGGATACGGCGAGTATGGCGATGGTACCTAG
- the RIB2 gene encoding bifunctional DRAP deaminase/tRNA pseudouridine synthase RIB2 (similar to Saccharomyces cerevisiae PUS9 (YDL036C) and RIB2 (YOL066C); ancestral locus Anc_3.154): MDSTNEADNEFDSLLNKEIETAKEVRLRKDANRNNNRNEISSKVKDSSGFRLRVIQTGGNKIEKSDPDYEVTVDGRLRKIEPYFFTYKTFCKERWRDRKLVDVFISEFRDREPSYYAKTIAEGKVYLNDKPANLETIIHDGDLITHKVHRHEPPVTSKPIDIVFEDKDILVIDKPSSIPVHPTGRYRFNTITKMLERQLGYSVHPCNRLDKPTSGLMFLAKTSQGADKMGDQMKAREVTKEYVARVKGEFPIGIVEVGKPVRSINPKVALNAVCEMGDENAKHAKTVFQRVSYDGQTSIVKCKPLTGRTHQIRVHLQYLGFPIANDPIYSNLDIWGPELGRGGLENYDDIALKLDAIGKTKPAESWIYPHSEGEYLVGRQCEECEAEMYTDPGTNDLDLWLHAFRYESLERDPETRKPLWSYKTKYPEWALAPHRQYMEMAVKEADRCGPTKTAFSVGAVLVHGTQVLATGYSRELPGNTHAEQSALIKYSRAHPNCPNVVPMGTVLYTTMEPCSFRLSGNEPCCDRILTTNGAIGAVFVGVMEPDTFVKNNTSLNMLESHGVDYIQIPGYEQECTTIAFKGHNVDNL; the protein is encoded by the coding sequence ATGGATTCCACTAATGAGGCAGATAACGAGTTCGACAGTTTactaaacaaagaaatcgaGACCGCGAAGGAAGTGAGGCTAAGGAAGGATGCGAACAGAAATAATAACAGGAACGAGATCAGCAGCAAGGTCAAAGATTCGAGTGGGTTTAGATTACGAGTTATCCAAACTGGCGGGAACAAGATTGAAAAGTCAGATCCAGATTATGAAGTGACGGTTGATGGACGGTTGAGAAAGATCGAGccatattttttcacttaTAAGACTTTCTGTAAGGAGAGGTGGAGGGATCGTAAGCTAGTGGATGTTTTTATAAGTGAATTTAGGGACCGTGAACCGAGTTACTATGCTAAGACTATTGCAGAGGGGAAAGTGTACCTGAACGATAAACCAGCGAACTTGGAGACTATCATTCATGATGGAGATTTGATAACGCATAAAGTGCATCGTCATGAACCGCCGGTTACGTCTAAACCCATAGATATTGTATTTGAAGACAAAGATATTCTTGTCATTGACAAGCCCAGTAGTATTCCTGTGCATCCGACAGGCCGATACAGATTCAATACTATTACAAAGATGCTTGAAAGACAATTGGGGTATTCCGTACATCCATGTAACAGATTGGACAAGCCTACCAGCGGACTAATGTTTTTGGCCAAGACTTCACAAGGTGCAGATAAAATGGGAGACCAAATGAAGGCGAGAGAGGTCACTAAAGAGTACGTGGCTCGTGTGAAGGGCGAGTTCCCCATAGGAATAGTAGAGGTGGGAAAGCCTGTCAGATCTATTAATCCTAAAGTCGCATTGAACGCTGTTTGCGAGATGGGCGATGAGAACGCCAAGCATGCCAAGACTGTTTTTCAAAGGGTCAGCTACGATGGACAGACGAGTATTGTCAAATGTAAGCCGTTGACGGGCAGAACCCATCAGATTAGAGTACATTTACAATATTTAGGCTTTCCCATAGCCAATGATCCCATATATTCGAACCTGGATATCTGGGGCCCAGAATTGGGTCGCGGTGGGCTCGAAAATTATGATGATATCGCCCTGAAGTTGGATGCCATTGGCAAGACCAAACCTGCAGAGAGCTGGATTTATCCTCATAGTGAGGGAGAGTATTTGGTGGGCCGTCAATGTGAGGAATGCGAAGCTGAAATGTACACAGACCCTGGTACCAATGACCTGGATCTCTGGCTACATGCCTTCCGATACGAGTCCTTGGAGAGAGATCCAGAGACGCGCAAACCTCTTTGGAGCTACAAGACGAAGTACCCAGAGTGGGCTTTAGCACCACATCGCCAATACATGGAAATGGCCGTAAAAGAGGCCGACAGATGTGGGCCAACAAAGACTGCCTTCAGTGTAGGTGCTGTTCTCGTCCATGGAACCCAAGTTCTCGCCACAGGCTATTCAAGAGAGCTACCGGGAAACACTCACGCGGAACAGTCTGCCTTGATCAAGTACTCACGGGCGCACCCAAACTGCCCCAACGTAGTGCCCATGGGAACAGTGCTCTACACGACGATGGAGCCGTGCTCTTTTAGGCTCAGCGGCAACGAGCCCTGCTGCGACCGGATTCTGACCACCAATGGGGCTATTGGTGCCGTCTTCGTTGGAGTCATGGAACCAGATACCTTTGTTAAGAATAATACAAGCTTGAACATGCTAGAATCGCACGGAGTGGACTACATCCAAATACCAGGTTACGAACAAGAATGCACAACCATTGCTTTCAAGGGCCACAATGTCGACAACCTCTAA